From a single Fulvivirga ulvae genomic region:
- a CDS encoding DUF805 domain-containing protein yields MYWYLMVFKKYSRFYGRARRREFWMFMLFNMLFLFLTMVIDNKAGTAVIGFGFGLFSIAYLVVAFIPTLAVCVRRLHDIGEGGQLMLLGLVPVLGTAWLLVLFATDSNPGGGNQYGRCQKG; encoded by the coding sequence ATGTATTGGTATTTAATGGTTTTTAAGAAATACTCAAGGTTTTACGGGAGAGCCCGAAGAAGGGAATTTTGGATGTTCATGCTTTTCAACATGCTGTTTTTGTTCCTGACAATGGTAATTGATAACAAGGCAGGAACAGCCGTTATCGGTTTTGGTTTTGGCTTGTTTTCTATCGCATACCTAGTTGTTGCATTTATTCCAACGCTGGCTGTATGCGTGCGTCGGTTGCATGATATTGGCGAAGGAGGCCAGCTAATGCTTCTTGGATTAGTGCCTGTTTTGGGAACCGCATGGCTCCTGGTTCTTTTTGCTACCGACAGTAATCCCGGTGGGGGAAATCAATATGGCAGATGTCAAAAGGGATGA
- a CDS encoding T9SS type A sorting domain-containing protein: MKIKKKNCLLIITVMWSLLLLCHTEGSAQCTSGYTSGDLTISGACTISSDITISGALKFSSDATLVIGAGVTVTVTGNFETGIWPGGTYTISGGGTLDIAGRFYNNIYDKSLTISNMTVNVGNNGGTNESKNEYGSILNLENGTLFTVTDGNFVNGNSADLTIDNSTMTINSGNYKNDSGSATTVQNGGSLIVSDGDLTTEGGSQLMVDNSTVNISNDFNNSFQAQLDIINNSTFTIGGTFDNGYDTNGNPVNEGYINVNGSNLNVGYFNNAFASNMDIDGGGIVTVTNDLLNDYGASIDIPDGTLVVGGTITDNNNGINATCSDGCCGNCGALPVTVIAMEYRLVNNHVVLEWKTASELNNDYFTIEKSIDGKSFVNVGVVDGAGTSYMATEYQWKDKIQLQDITYYRLKQTDFDGSYSYQKVIKADGGQASSELRIMPNPIAQEGSIYVYGVGEESATWQIQTIKGQVLNEGVSFGQPAVVSTSGLGEGVYILDFQSGRQQKQVKIIIK, encoded by the coding sequence ATGAAAATTAAGAAAAAGAATTGCTTACTGATAATCACTGTAATGTGGTCACTCCTTTTGCTATGTCATACAGAAGGAAGTGCCCAATGTACCAGTGGGTATACATCCGGTGACCTGACCATTTCAGGCGCGTGTACCATCAGTTCTGATATTACTATTAGCGGTGCGCTCAAATTTTCAAGTGATGCCACCCTGGTGATAGGCGCGGGTGTTACAGTTACTGTAACTGGGAATTTTGAGACTGGTATATGGCCCGGTGGTACTTACACCATATCTGGTGGTGGCACCCTTGATATCGCAGGAAGGTTCTATAATAACATTTATGACAAATCGCTGACTATCTCAAATATGACAGTAAATGTTGGTAATAATGGAGGGACCAATGAAAGCAAAAATGAATACGGCTCGATCCTCAACCTGGAAAACGGAACCTTATTTACTGTTACCGATGGAAACTTTGTCAATGGAAACTCTGCAGACCTTACTATTGACAATTCAACAATGACCATAAATTCAGGTAATTATAAAAACGACAGTGGGTCTGCTACCACCGTTCAGAATGGAGGGAGCCTCATTGTTTCTGATGGCGACCTCACCACTGAAGGTGGTTCGCAACTGATGGTTGATAATAGCACGGTAAATATTTCCAATGATTTTAACAACAGCTTCCAGGCCCAGCTTGACATAATCAACAATTCTACATTTACCATAGGAGGTACTTTTGATAATGGATATGACACCAACGGCAATCCCGTAAACGAGGGTTATATCAATGTCAATGGTTCAAATTTGAATGTAGGATATTTTAACAATGCCTTTGCCAGTAATATGGATATTGACGGAGGCGGTATTGTTACGGTCACCAACGACCTCCTAAATGATTATGGCGCTTCAATTGATATTCCTGATGGTACGCTTGTGGTAGGGGGAACAATAACCGATAATAATAATGGAATAAATGCTACTTGTTCTGATGGCTGTTGTGGAAACTGTGGAGCTTTGCCTGTCACAGTTATTGCCATGGAATACCGGCTCGTAAATAACCATGTGGTATTAGAATGGAAAACAGCCTCGGAGCTTAACAATGACTACTTTACCATTGAGAAATCAATTGACGGTAAGTCATTTGTCAACGTAGGCGTGGTCGATGGTGCGGGAACCTCTTACATGGCAACAGAATACCAATGGAAAGATAAGATACAGCTTCAGGATATAACTTACTACAGATTAAAGCAAACAGATTTTGACGGTAGCTACTCATATCAGAAAGTTATTAAGGCAGATGGCGGGCAAGCAAGCTCTGAATTAAGGATCATGCCAAATCCGATTGCTCAGGAAGGCTCCATCTACGTGTATGGAGTGGGTGAAGAAAGTGCAACTTGGCAAATTCAAACAATAAAAGGCCAGGTATTAAATGAAGGAGTCTCCTTCGGGCAACCGGCCGTAGTCAGCACATCAGGCTTAGGTGAAGGTGTTTATATTCTCGACTTCCAGTCAGGCCGGCAACAAAAACAAGTAAAGATCATAATTAAGTAG
- a CDS encoding T9SS type A sorting domain-containing protein: MIRLFISVLTLLLFGLNHLKAQNVINAYAKVTGISGTTLTLSDINETNDTFVSGEQVIIMQMQDDVIGSNTSNDSNFGTLDNIQSAGLYELGTIASVTGSSITLTASLKNSYHTGSNSSVQVISFPDLGGGGDYTTTSDLTALAWNGSVGGVIALQVSGVLTLDHNINVDGMGFRGGTVSVNNGTVACFATTWTTSNTGYAGKKGEGIYKITNSNFDQGRAKVVNGGGAGAIHNGGGGGGGNVTAGGEGGDGWNCTASPVGGQGGVSLSSYITSSRIFMGGGGGGAHQNNSVGSSGANGGGIILIKANEIITTGTCGGRAVSANGVDANDSGNDGSGGAGGGGTIIFSVPNFSIDAGCTLAVSANGGSGGSAITTDIHGAGGGGGQGRVMFSVTQPGNTSVSTSNGSSGCNNGTDPCNSVPDEQPSGSDGEGISDEVSSDPLPVSLLYFNGAIEKSGDIVLKWGTGSELNNDFFTIEKSPDGTDWEIIGFSNGYGTTSEEHNYEYLDRVNKVSSAFYRLSQTDFDGVRAYLKTIKVESGWAENDILLYPNPGKGQYALLLSGQVNGDVSVELYDTMGRKVEVEYEQAVNKIRFQLNNKPKGVYMLRIDLGTKDKIFKLVLE; encoded by the coding sequence ATGATTAGGCTTTTTATTAGTGTACTTACACTTTTGCTTTTTGGTTTGAATCACCTTAAGGCTCAGAATGTTATAAATGCTTATGCTAAAGTTACCGGCATTTCAGGAACAACACTTACACTCTCTGATATTAACGAGACTAACGATACCTTTGTCTCAGGTGAGCAGGTCATTATTATGCAGATGCAGGATGATGTAATAGGTTCTAACACATCTAACGATAGTAATTTTGGAACCTTGGATAACATTCAGTCTGCGGGCCTGTATGAATTGGGTACAATAGCTTCAGTGACAGGCTCAAGTATTACCCTTACTGCTTCATTAAAAAATTCATATCATACAGGAAGTAACTCCTCGGTACAGGTTATCTCATTCCCTGATCTGGGCGGTGGCGGAGATTATACCACTACATCTGATCTTACTGCACTGGCTTGGAATGGAAGTGTTGGCGGGGTTATAGCGTTGCAGGTTAGTGGGGTTTTAACTTTGGACCATAACATTAATGTGGATGGAATGGGGTTTAGGGGAGGAACAGTTTCTGTTAACAATGGTACAGTTGCATGCTTTGCTACTACCTGGACAACCAGCAATACCGGATATGCAGGAAAGAAAGGAGAAGGAATTTACAAGATAACCAACTCCAATTTTGACCAGGGACGGGCAAAGGTTGTTAATGGTGGTGGGGCTGGAGCTATTCACAATGGAGGAGGTGGCGGAGGAGGAAATGTTACCGCCGGAGGAGAAGGCGGAGATGGCTGGAACTGCACTGCAAGCCCTGTTGGCGGGCAAGGTGGCGTATCTTTAAGTTCGTATATAACTTCCAGCCGGATATTTATGGGTGGTGGTGGAGGCGGAGCTCACCAAAATAATAGCGTTGGCTCTTCCGGAGCTAACGGGGGAGGAATTATATTGATCAAGGCCAATGAAATCATTACGACAGGAACATGCGGTGGGCGTGCTGTTTCCGCTAATGGTGTTGATGCCAATGATTCCGGAAATGATGGGTCAGGTGGTGCCGGGGGAGGAGGAACAATAATTTTTAGTGTCCCCAATTTCAGCATTGATGCAGGGTGTACCTTGGCTGTGTCGGCTAATGGTGGTAGCGGAGGCTCAGCTATTACCACCGATATTCATGGAGCTGGTGGCGGAGGTGGTCAGGGTCGTGTAATGTTTTCTGTGACTCAACCTGGAAATACATCAGTGTCTACAAGCAATGGCTCATCCGGCTGCAATAACGGTACGGACCCATGTAATTCTGTGCCAGATGAGCAACCCTCAGGGAGTGATGGAGAAGGTATAAGTGACGAAGTGTCTTCTGACCCTCTGCCGGTTTCCCTTTTATACTTTAACGGAGCAATTGAAAAGTCAGGAGACATAGTATTAAAGTGGGGTACGGGAAGTGAGTTAAACAACGACTTCTTCACTATAGAAAAATCGCCGGATGGTACTGACTGGGAAATTATCGGGTTTAGCAACGGTTATGGGACAACTTCGGAAGAGCATAATTATGAATACCTGGATCGGGTTAATAAGGTTAGTAGTGCGTTTTACAGACTGTCGCAAACGGATTTTGACGGAGTAAGAGCTTATCTGAAAACCATCAAAGTAGAATCCGGTTGGGCTGAAAATGACATATTGCTTTACCCTAATCCCGGGAAAGGACAATATGCTTTGCTTTTGAGTGGTCAAGTAAACGGAGATGTATCAGTAGAATTATATGATACCATGGGGCGAAAGGTAGAAGTAGAGTATGAGCAGGCTGTAAATAAAATCAGGTTTCAGTTAAATAATAAACCCAAAGGAGTATATATGCTGAGGATTGATCTTGGAACGAAAGATAAGATATTTAAGCTGGTGCTTGAGTGA
- a CDS encoding ABC transporter ATP-binding protein — MIEVCNISKSYHSTPVVNEVSFSVAQGEVLVLLGTSGSGKTTILKIINRLIEKDSGKVFIESEDTDNLTAYELRRKIGYVIQSIGLFPHYTIEQNIAVVPELLSWNKSQIQNRVNSLLEMMNLPSSLKSRKPHELSGGQQQRAGIARALAADPPLILMDEPFGALDPITRQELQNEFKRLEGVINKAIIIVTHDIIEAMVLGDKICLLNAGEIQQIGTPKELLFHPASPFVEEFFGQHKLQLELNAVTLHDLASFMSFKDFDLYSGLKPETSLAECLIHTDKNVNIEFEKLLKLYFNNREVLIRKFKDTA; from the coding sequence ATGATTGAAGTCTGCAACATCTCAAAATCCTATCACTCCACTCCTGTAGTTAATGAAGTATCATTTTCTGTAGCTCAGGGAGAAGTTTTAGTTTTGTTGGGTACTAGCGGAAGTGGAAAAACGACCATATTAAAGATCATTAACCGATTGATCGAAAAAGACAGCGGAAAGGTATTTATAGAATCAGAAGACACTGATAATCTTACTGCCTATGAGCTTCGGCGCAAGATAGGGTATGTTATTCAAAGTATAGGACTGTTTCCCCACTATACAATAGAGCAGAATATTGCTGTTGTACCAGAACTTCTAAGCTGGAACAAATCCCAAATTCAAAACAGAGTGAACAGCCTGCTGGAAATGATGAACCTTCCTTCATCATTAAAATCAAGAAAACCTCATGAGCTAAGTGGAGGGCAGCAACAACGTGCCGGCATAGCCCGTGCACTTGCTGCGGACCCACCGTTGATCTTGATGGATGAGCCTTTTGGTGCCCTGGACCCAATTACCCGGCAAGAACTTCAAAACGAATTTAAACGACTTGAGGGAGTAATCAACAAAGCGATCATAATTGTAACACATGATATCATAGAAGCTATGGTGCTTGGCGACAAAATATGCCTTCTTAATGCAGGGGAGATTCAACAAATAGGTACACCTAAAGAGCTCCTTTTTCATCCTGCAAGTCCATTTGTAGAAGAGTTTTTTGGCCAGCATAAATTACAGCTTGAGCTAAATGCAGTAACTCTGCATGATCTTGCCAGTTTTATGAGTTTCAAGGATTTTGATTTGTATTCCGGCCTAAAGCCTGAAACCAGCCTTGCTGAATGCTTAATACATACCGATAAAAATGTAAACATAGAGTTTGAAAAACTACTAAAGCTCTATTTTAATAATAGAGAGGTATTAATCAGGAAATTCAAGGATACTGCTTAG
- a CDS encoding STAS/SEC14 domain-containing protein: protein MELYFESDYVRICYESSWHYVALQWLTPPTNEEFRDGCERMLAAIKHYGVKKTLVDARQQGAIHPDLIEWMDKVWAAQAIDLGYRHCAVITPTDVFASFALDEITQMSKRTLVKTEYFDKEEKAIEWLKQLSETAKATT, encoded by the coding sequence ATGGAACTATACTTTGAGTCTGATTATGTAAGGATATGTTACGAGTCTTCATGGCACTATGTGGCACTTCAGTGGTTAACACCTCCCACGAATGAAGAATTCAGGGACGGTTGTGAGCGAATGCTGGCCGCAATCAAGCATTATGGAGTAAAAAAAACATTGGTAGATGCCAGGCAACAAGGAGCTATTCATCCTGATCTTATAGAGTGGATGGACAAGGTTTGGGCCGCACAAGCTATAGATCTTGGATATAGGCACTGCGCTGTAATAACTCCAACAGATGTTTTTGCCAGTTTTGCTTTGGACGAAATCACACAAATGAGCAAGAGAACTTTAGTGAAAACGGAATATTTTGATAAAGAGGAGAAGGCCATTGAGTGGTTGAAGCAACTATCGGAAACTGCAAAAGCTACGACTTAG
- a CDS encoding TonB-dependent receptor encodes MTKLLLLTLAIGLLISTSAMAQTQVIKGKVLDAQADYPLIGATVTLAGSEPVKGAVTDTNGNFKIENVPVGRQTLTVQYIGYKSISVPNVLVTAGKEVVVQLKLEESVEKLDEIVITSESDKDMPLNELAKVSARTFSLEEVTRFSGGRNDVARLATSFAGVSAPDDSRNDIVVRGNSPVGLLWRVEGIPIATTNHFATQGTTGGPVNALNTNLLRTSDFLTGAFPAEYGNANAAVFDVNFRNGNKDTYEFTGQLSAFSGLEFMAEGPLSRANNSSFIASYRYGIASLAATGTTAVPYYQDFSFKLNLGETKAGRFEIFGLGGLSNIDFKGDEIENDDLFANPNEDAYVDNQLGLIGINHLIRLNKTTYIKTAFGASTNFNEYQQDNLVKNAEDVLLEKYNAVDASTRESRYTLSSTLNKKFNAKWSLKTGVLIERYDADFSVIDRDNRANIPDDDADGIPDYYVTIRNLKDTYTLSQLFAQAENKLTDNLSVTFGLHSQYLDYTDDVILEPRAAISWQMTANQRWSLAYGFHAQTVPTPVLFFEEEISSGVYERTNEDLEFIKSHHYVLAYDRNLGADWRLKTEAYYQNIFDVPVESQSGSYSVLNEGADFIFNERGSLVNDGSGKNYGIELTLEKFFSRGYYLLMTSSMYESKYKGSDGIERNTAFNNNLVANLLLGKEWAFGESKRNALTFDTKLTTAGGKPYTPVDLEATRNNAGREIRMENIAFSERYNTYFRWDVKFGVRLNSKNKNISHQFFVDLQNVTNRKNEFVRRYNEVTDHVDLVEQIGFFPDVMYRIQF; translated from the coding sequence ATGACAAAACTATTGCTATTAACACTTGCAATTGGGTTGCTGATTTCCACTTCAGCAATGGCACAGACCCAGGTTATCAAAGGAAAGGTGCTGGATGCCCAAGCTGATTATCCACTCATTGGCGCTACCGTAACTCTGGCTGGTTCAGAACCGGTGAAGGGAGCTGTAACTGACACCAACGGTAATTTTAAAATTGAAAACGTGCCCGTAGGAAGACAAACGCTAACTGTGCAATACATTGGTTACAAAAGTATATCGGTACCCAATGTTCTGGTCACTGCCGGCAAGGAGGTTGTGGTACAGCTAAAGCTTGAAGAGTCAGTAGAGAAACTGGATGAAATCGTCATAACCTCCGAATCGGACAAGGATATGCCTCTGAATGAGTTGGCAAAGGTAAGTGCCCGCACTTTTAGTCTTGAGGAAGTAACACGTTTTTCCGGAGGCAGAAATGATGTAGCTCGCCTTGCCACGTCTTTTGCCGGGGTGAGCGCACCCGATGATTCCCGCAATGACATTGTAGTAAGAGGAAACTCACCTGTTGGTTTACTCTGGCGGGTAGAAGGTATCCCAATAGCCACTACTAATCATTTTGCTACTCAGGGAACTACCGGCGGGCCCGTAAATGCTTTAAATACTAACCTGCTTCGCACATCAGACTTCCTGACCGGGGCCTTTCCGGCAGAGTATGGTAATGCAAATGCAGCCGTTTTTGACGTCAATTTCAGAAATGGCAATAAAGATACCTATGAATTTACTGGTCAGCTCAGTGCTTTTAGCGGATTGGAGTTCATGGCTGAGGGGCCTTTGAGCAGAGCAAATAATTCCTCATTTATTGCTTCATATCGCTATGGAATCGCCAGCCTGGCGGCAACAGGAACTACCGCAGTTCCTTATTATCAGGATTTCTCCTTTAAGTTAAATCTTGGTGAAACAAAGGCAGGCAGGTTCGAAATATTTGGTCTTGGCGGGTTAAGCAATATAGATTTTAAGGGTGATGAGATTGAAAACGATGACCTGTTCGCTAATCCCAATGAAGACGCTTATGTGGATAATCAGCTTGGACTAATCGGTATAAATCATTTGATCCGACTAAATAAGACTACGTATATAAAAACCGCATTCGGAGCTTCAACTAATTTTAATGAATACCAGCAAGACAACTTGGTGAAAAACGCCGAAGATGTACTTCTGGAAAAGTATAATGCTGTTGACGCATCCACAAGAGAAAGCAGATATACATTGTCATCCACTTTAAATAAAAAATTCAATGCAAAATGGAGTCTTAAAACAGGGGTGCTCATAGAGCGATATGATGCTGACTTCTCAGTCATTGACCGCGATAATCGTGCTAATATACCGGATGATGACGCTGATGGCATTCCGGACTACTATGTTACTATTCGTAACCTAAAGGATACCTACACGCTCAGTCAGCTATTTGCTCAGGCTGAAAATAAGCTTACCGATAATTTAAGTGTTACCTTCGGACTCCATAGTCAGTATCTAGATTACACTGATGACGTTATACTCGAGCCCAGGGCTGCTATTAGCTGGCAAATGACGGCTAACCAACGTTGGAGCCTGGCTTATGGATTTCATGCTCAAACTGTTCCTACACCTGTCCTGTTTTTTGAGGAGGAAATATCTTCTGGTGTTTACGAACGTACTAATGAGGATCTTGAGTTCATAAAAAGTCATCATTATGTACTGGCCTACGATCGAAACCTTGGGGCAGACTGGCGATTAAAGACCGAGGCTTATTACCAAAATATTTTTGATGTACCGGTAGAAAGCCAGTCAGGAAGCTATTCTGTACTCAACGAGGGCGCCGATTTTATTTTCAATGAAAGGGGTTCACTGGTTAATGACGGCAGCGGTAAAAATTACGGCATAGAACTTACCCTGGAAAAATTCTTTAGCCGGGGTTATTATCTTTTAATGACATCCTCCATGTACGAATCAAAATACAAGGGGAGTGATGGCATAGAGCGTAATACTGCTTTTAACAATAATCTTGTGGCTAATCTTCTTTTGGGCAAGGAGTGGGCATTTGGTGAAAGCAAAAGAAATGCCCTTACATTTGACACCAAATTAACCACAGCAGGAGGCAAGCCCTATACTCCGGTTGACCTTGAAGCTACTCGTAACAATGCCGGAAGGGAGATTCGTATGGAGAATATCGCTTTTTCGGAGCGCTATAACACGTACTTTCGCTGGGATGTAAAATTTGGGGTAAGGCTAAATAGCAAAAACAAAAATATTTCCCATCAGTTTTTTGTAGATCTGCAAAATGTAACCAACCGTAAAAATGAATTTGTAAGAAGATACAATGAAGTTACGGATCACGTAGATCTTGTAGAGCAAATAGGCTTCTTTCCAGATGTGATGTATAGAATTCAATTTTAA
- a CDS encoding GAF domain-containing protein gives MTKSKVNLLGKFAITSVLLILTVLAIFYAAYFQHERIKSRDREIYEEHIPTLLLLKGFEALLFESLDTDIAQHAVVAKYSSLKKDYKKHLASYWRKDEKSRDMISAFDAMLISREELIKLRSTEEFVASQLTQISVNDTKGKIDKQVSQLKKMLEGVIQAQERKVSSVVVEKESADGVLVVLVILLLLTFIAGCLFLLYQLYNGVLSPLTQLRDLIIAISEGKSINTNIQIGQDKIMTNALVNLVKDHRARTSFAVAIGKGDYNNSLELRSEDDEMGKALLEMKENLIVNAKEEKQRNWTVSGLAKFADIIRSQTDLQSLGDTVISEMVKYTSSNQGALFIVEDEDLDDPYLRMASCYAWDKKRFVNKEIRPGQGLTGECWQEGDPIFITEIPQDYVRITSGLGDATPGCVFISPLKINENIYGILELATFKPYEEYEREFIIKVSENIAAAIFNARINSQTHKLLELSQQQAEEMRASEEELRQNMEELQATQEAAERRNAELERVNAQTEAQKQTMAKMLEKLKRKDEETEQQTQQLKAKEEEMLKRMNELEVVREMAEKRNKELERANAQAEAQKQSMTRMIGKLREKEKENQEQTEALKAQEEELRQSMEELKAVQEEMEKTRKAEASKSVEVQKKITEELTAKLRTAEEEVKQLRSMNRSQN, from the coding sequence ATGACAAAATCGAAGGTTAACTTATTGGGGAAATTTGCAATAACTTCTGTTCTGTTAATTCTAACAGTCTTAGCAATATTCTATGCCGCTTATTTTCAGCATGAAAGAATAAAAAGTCGGGATCGTGAAATTTACGAAGAACATATACCTACACTTTTACTGCTAAAAGGATTTGAAGCCTTGCTGTTTGAGTCACTGGATACAGACATTGCTCAACATGCTGTAGTGGCTAAATACAGTTCACTAAAGAAGGACTATAAGAAACACCTGGCCTCATATTGGCGCAAGGATGAGAAGTCGAGGGATATGATATCGGCATTTGATGCTATGTTGATATCTAGAGAAGAGCTAATAAAACTCAGGAGTACAGAGGAGTTTGTCGCTTCTCAATTAACGCAAATCTCTGTCAATGACACTAAGGGGAAAATAGATAAACAAGTTTCTCAGTTAAAGAAAATGCTTGAAGGCGTGATTCAGGCACAGGAGCGGAAGGTCTCTTCAGTTGTGGTAGAAAAGGAAAGTGCGGATGGTGTTTTAGTTGTTTTGGTAATCCTTCTGCTCCTGACTTTTATTGCGGGATGCTTGTTCCTACTATACCAGCTGTATAATGGAGTCCTTAGTCCCCTCACTCAACTCAGGGATCTTATTATCGCCATCAGTGAGGGAAAATCAATTAATACAAATATTCAAATCGGGCAGGACAAGATAATGACGAATGCCCTGGTCAACTTAGTAAAGGATCACAGAGCAAGGACCTCCTTTGCCGTAGCTATTGGTAAGGGTGATTATAATAACAGCCTGGAACTAAGGAGTGAAGATGATGAGATGGGTAAGGCCTTGCTTGAGATGAAGGAGAACCTCATTGTAAATGCGAAGGAAGAGAAACAAAGAAACTGGACAGTTTCAGGCCTGGCTAAATTTGCTGATATTATCCGTAGTCAGACAGACCTTCAATCACTTGGGGACACTGTTATCAGTGAAATGGTAAAATATACCAGTTCCAATCAGGGGGCACTTTTCATAGTTGAAGACGAAGATCTCGATGATCCATACCTTAGAATGGCTTCCTGTTATGCTTGGGATAAGAAACGGTTTGTAAATAAAGAAATCCGTCCGGGACAAGGGCTGACCGGTGAGTGCTGGCAAGAGGGTGACCCTATATTTATCACAGAGATTCCGCAGGATTATGTACGCATCACTTCCGGTTTGGGAGATGCCACTCCAGGTTGTGTATTTATATCTCCGTTAAAAATAAATGAGAATATTTATGGCATTCTTGAGCTGGCCACATTCAAGCCATACGAGGAATATGAGCGAGAATTTATAATCAAAGTGAGTGAGAACATTGCTGCCGCCATTTTCAATGCCAGGATAAATTCACAAACACATAAACTACTTGAGCTTAGTCAGCAACAGGCTGAGGAGATGAGGGCATCTGAAGAAGAGCTACGCCAGAATATGGAAGAGCTACAGGCCACCCAGGAAGCTGCTGAAAGAAGAAATGCAGAACTCGAACGGGTGAATGCTCAAACTGAGGCTCAAAAGCAGACCATGGCTAAAATGCTTGAAAAATTGAAGAGAAAGGATGAGGAAACCGAGCAGCAAACCCAACAGCTAAAAGCGAAGGAAGAAGAAATGTTAAAAAGGATGAATGAGTTGGAGGTAGTTCGTGAAATGGCAGAGAAACGGAACAAAGAACTGGAGCGGGCTAATGCTCAGGCAGAGGCACAGAAGCAATCCATGACAAGAATGATAGGCAAACTCAGAGAAAAGGAAAAGGAGAATCAGGAGCAAACAGAAGCACTAAAAGCACAGGAAGAGGAACTAAGGCAGAGTATGGAAGAGCTTAAAGCGGTGCAAGAGGAGATGGAAAAGACAAGAAAGGCCGAAGCATCGAAATCAGTTGAGGTTCAAAAGAAAATAACAGAAGAATTGACGGCTAAGCTAAGAACGGCAGAAGAGGAGGTAAAACAGCTCAGATCCATGAATAGAAGTCAGAATTAA
- a CDS encoding sensor histidine kinase, with protein sequence MKLREKHFRWVGIPVFALVLTLMIKRGEDAPFFQRFLTATLITGFFWNGAFMLFIYFRKKYPLIRQTPKRIFITIIALSIFLIIGDTGICLIMGKKTLAQLSDPAIFFKYTDINFLASFFIGSIYENVYFFEQWKNTIRLNEALKNQQIRTQFEVLQNQMSPHFLFNSLNTLTTLIAEDREIATEFTQKLSEVYRYILANKEKELVQLKDELEFAQAYIYLLRMRYPENLTAEFSVDEQYQKQYIAPLTIQMLVENAIKHNVISKANPLHIEVYVENGKSIVVKNNLQSKKVIEKSTKTGLANIRKRYEYFGNKNIDVITTARNYLVAIPLISLVNEQDQPLVAKL encoded by the coding sequence ATGAAACTTAGGGAAAAGCATTTTAGATGGGTTGGTATACCAGTGTTTGCATTGGTTCTCACGTTGATGATCAAACGAGGGGAAGATGCGCCTTTTTTCCAAAGGTTCCTGACGGCAACTTTGATCACCGGGTTTTTCTGGAATGGAGCCTTTATGCTATTTATCTATTTTAGAAAGAAATACCCTTTGATCAGGCAGACTCCCAAACGCATTTTTATTACCATAATAGCGCTGAGTATATTTTTGATAATAGGAGATACAGGAATATGCCTTATCATGGGCAAAAAGACCCTTGCCCAGCTCTCTGATCCTGCTATTTTCTTTAAGTATACAGATATCAATTTCCTTGCTTCTTTCTTCATTGGCTCTATTTATGAAAACGTATATTTTTTTGAACAATGGAAGAACACGATACGGCTGAACGAGGCACTCAAAAACCAACAGATAAGAACACAGTTTGAGGTACTTCAAAATCAAATGAGCCCTCATTTTTTATTCAACAGCCTCAATACTCTGACCACATTAATAGCCGAGGATCGGGAGATAGCGACAGAGTTTACACAAAAGCTGTCAGAAGTTTATCGGTATATACTTGCTAACAAGGAAAAGGAGCTGGTGCAGCTTAAGGATGAACTCGAATTTGCTCAGGCTTATATTTATTTGCTTAGAATGCGATATCCTGAAAACCTAACTGCTGAATTTTCTGTAGATGAACAATATCAAAAACAATATATAGCTCCCCTCACCATTCAGATGCTTGTGGAAAATGCAATCAAGCATAACGTAATCTCCAAAGCCAACCCGTTGCATATAGAGGTGTATGTTGAAAACGGAAAATCTATTGTGGTTAAGAACAACCTGCAGAGTAAGAAAGTAATTGAAAAATCAACTAAAACGGGACTGGCCAATATACGGAAGCGCTACGAATATTTTGGAAATAAGAATATAGACGTTATTACCACTGCACGAAATTATCTTGTGGCGATTCCATTGATCAGTCTGGTCAATGAGCAGGATCAACCGTTAGTAGCAAAATTATGA